In Rutidosis leptorrhynchoides isolate AG116_Rl617_1_P2 chromosome 2, CSIRO_AGI_Rlap_v1, whole genome shotgun sequence, one genomic interval encodes:
- the LOC139890665 gene encoding uncharacterized protein yields MEGTFLPNRPALPLQLTKPTQSNPQQRLGFNPKTLPPQPPSPQSFTIDPLLQHLIHLSSPPPTTAHKQKPLQSVKSSNTQFTAIHNSSRKHAFKRTHFQKPYSTSLLTLEDPKLQLLENDDGSLEFLSKECKLMLDCILEQSLFNLKMYLCSVKSKLIEIDLVSLMKGLDHLGDWEKALCLFEFVAENSKTNKSFNLENNAVELMVKILGRESQHRIMSKLFDEFDIVDHSLDVRAFTTIIHSHSCIGKYEKAISLFDRMKAIGILPSLVTYNVMLDVYGKTGRSWGKILDLLKEMKTEGLEYDEFTCSTVISACGREGLLEEAKKFFEDLKAQNYKPGTYSYNSLLQVYGKAGMYLEAFNILKEMEENKCPPDLVTYNELVGVYVRAGFHEEGAALIDTMTAKGVKPNAITYTTVIDAYGKCGKEEKALNLFNLMKKSGCVPNVCTYNSILGMFGRKSRSEDMMEILVDMKTNGVKPNRVTWNTMLAMCGNKGMHRYVNWVLREMKSCGFEPDRDTFNTLISAYGRCGLEIDANEVYQEMIKVGFNPCITTYNALLNALARKGDWKAAQSVILNMKSKGFKPSETSYSLMLHCYSKGQNIKGLELMAKEIYEGRIFPSWMLLRTLILANFKCKSLIGMEKAFQELHKHGYKPDLIIFNSMLSIYARNKIYDQARNMLNQIYNNGLQPDIVTFNTLMDMYARTGECWEAEEILKNIQKSGRKPDLVSYNTVIKAFCRQGLMDEARRVLLEMTNNGIRPCIVTYNTFVAGFAAQGLFLEVNDVISYMIEHNCRPNMLTYKTIVDGYCRAKKFQDALEFVGNIRKNDTSFDEQNLRTLASIARANVV; encoded by the coding sequence ATGGAGGGCACTTTTCTCCCCAATAGACCTGCTCTTCCACTCCAATTAACAAAACCAACACAATCAAACCCACAACAAAGATTAGGGTTCAACCCCAAAACTTTGCCACCACAACCACCATCTCCACAATCTTTCACCATTGATCCACTCTTGCAACACCTAATTCACCTTTCATCTCCACCACCCACCACCGCCCACAAACAAAAACCACTTCAGTCAGTGAAATCAAGCAATACCCAGTTCACAGCTATTCACAATTCTTCAAGAAAACATGCTTTCAAAAGAACCCATTTTCAGAAACCTTATTCAACTTCACTTCTTACACTTGAAGACCCAAAGCTTCAATTGTTGGAAAATGATGATGGGTCACTTGAGTTTCTTTCAAAAGAGTGTAAGTTAATGCTAGATTGTATTTTAGAACAATCTTTATTTAATTTGAAAATGTATCTTTGCTCGGTTAAGTCTAAGTTGATTGAAATTGATTTGGTTAGTCTTATGAAAGGATTGGATCATTTAGGTGATTGGGAAAAGGCCCTCTGCTTGTTTGAATTTGTGGCTGAGAATTCAAAGACTAATAAATCTTTTAATCTTGAAAACAATGCTGTtgagttaatggtgaaaatattgggTAGGGAGTCACAACATAGAATTATGTCAAAGTTGTTTGATGAGTTTGATATTGTGGATCATTCGCTTGATGTTCGAGCTTTCACTACGATAATTCATTCGCATTCGTGTATTGGAAAGTACGAAAAAGCTATAAGCTTGTTTGACCGAATGAAGGCTATTGGGATACTGCCTAGTTTGGTTACTTACAATGTGATGTTGGATGTTTATGGCAAAACGGGTCGTTCGTGGGGTAAAATATTGGATCTTTTGAAGGAAATGAAAACTGAAGGGCTTGAATATGATGAATTTACTTGTAGTACAGTTATATCCGCATGTGGTAGGGAAGGATTGTTAGAAGAAGCAAAGAAGTTTTTTGAAGATTTAAAAGCTCAAAACTACAAACCTGGAACTTATAGTTACAATTCGTTACTTCAAGTGTATGGTAAGGCGGGTATGTACTTAGAGGCGTTTAATATCTTAAAAGAAATGGAGGAAAACAAGTGCCCGCCTGATTTAGTGACTTATAACGAGCTTGTGGGTGTGTATGTAAGAGCGGGATTTCATGAAGAAGGAGCGGCTTTAATAGACACCATGACTGCAAAGGGTGTAAAACCGAATGCAATCACATATACAACGGTTATAGATGCATATGGGAAATGTGGAAAGGAAGAAAAGGCGTTGAATTTATTCAATTTGATGAAAAAATCTGGTTGTGTGCCTAATGTTTGTACTTATAACTCGATTCTTGGAATGTTTGGTAGAAAATCAAGATCGGAAGATATGATGGAGATTCTTGTTGATATGAAAACGAATGGAGTGAAACCTAATCGTGTCACTTGGAACACAATGCTTGCTATGTGTGGTAACAAAGGTATGCATCGTTATGTGAATTGGGTCCTACGTGAGATGAAAAGTTGCGGTTTTGAGCCGGATAGAGACACATTTAACACATTGATAAGTGCGTAcgggagatgtggtttggaaattgATGCTAATGAAGTTTATCAAGAAATGATTAAAGTTGGGTTTAATCCTTGTATTACAACTTATAACGCACTTTTGAATGCTTTAGCCCGTAAAGGAGATTGGAAAGCAGCCCAATCGGTTATTTTAAACATGAAAAGTAAAGGGTTTAAGCCTAGTGAAACTTCTTATTCTTTAATGCTTCATTGTTACTCGAAAGGGCAAAATATAAAAGGGCTTGAATTGATGGCAAAAGAAATATATGAAGGTCGAATCTTTCCAAGTTGGATGCTTTTGCGGACGCTTATTCTTGCAAATTTCAAGTGTAAATCACTTATTGGCATGGAAAAAGCATTTCAAGAATTGCATAAACATGGGTACAAACCCGATCTTATTATATTCAATTCAATGCTTTCGATTTATGCAAGAAACAAGATTTATGACCAAGCTCGCAATATGCTAAATCAAATTTACAATAATGGGTTGCAGCCGGATATTGTTACTTTCAATACATTAATGGATATGTATGCAAGAACGGGTGAATGTTGGGAAGCTGAAGAAATCCTAAAAAACATACAGAAATCGGGTCGAAAACCTGATCTTGTATCATATAATACTGTAATTAAGGCGTTTTGTAGACAGGGTTTGATGGATGAAGCTAGAAGGGTACTTTTGGAAATGACAAATAATGGTATTCGGCCGTGTATTGTTACGTATAACACGTTTGTTGCTGGATTTGCAGCTCAGGGGTTGTTTTTGGAAGTTAATGATGTGATTAGCTATATGATTGAGCATAATTGTAGGCCGAATATGTTAACTTATAAGACGATTGTGGATGGATATTGTAGAGCTAAGAAGTTTCAAGACGCGTTAGAATTTGTGGGAAATATTAGAAAAAACGACACTTCTTTTGATGAGCAGAATTTGCGAACACTCGCTTCTATTGCTCGGGCAAACGTTGTGTGA